A genomic region of Sciurus carolinensis chromosome 7, mSciCar1.2, whole genome shotgun sequence contains the following coding sequences:
- the Guca1anb gene encoding putative uncharacterized protein GUCA1ANB isoform X1, which translates to MLPQAARTPGKDLPSLALPCPGLNSARSPQGTPLGHVPRRPPGPRTGRQVLRAPPLSGKCELPGQDSQKPVPSCGSKAPSGKRAKAPPSPLSRKWTQDRKQSLATAYVPVVVAPQGQKVDKLRFHFYTSQYSNSLNPFYTLQKPTCGYLYRRDTDHTRKRIDVPPANLVLWYS; encoded by the exons ATGCTGCCGCAGGCCGCGCGGACCCCGGGGAAGGACCTTCCCTCCCTCGCCCTGCCCTGCCCGGGACTGAACTCCGCACGGTCTCCCCAGGGGACTCCACTAGGCCATGTCCCCCGCCGTCCTCCCGGCCCGCGCACCGGGCGACAGGTGCTGCGGGCGCCGCCGCTCTCCGGGAAATGCGAGCTACCTGGACAG GACTCACAGAAACCGGTACCCAGCTGTGGGTCAAAGGCACCATCAGGCAAAAGGGCGAAGGCACCACCCTCACCCCTGTCCCGGAAGTGGACGCAGGACCGCAAGCAGTCTCTGGCAACAGCCTACGTGCCGGTGGTGGTGGCCCCTCAGGGGCAGAAGGTGGACAAGCTCAGGTTCCATTTCTACACTTCCCAGTATTCCAACTCCCTGAACCCCTTCTACACCTTGCAGAAGCCCACCTGCGGCTACCTGTACCGCAGGGACACAGACCACACCCGCAAGCGCATTGACGTGCCTCCTGCCAACCTGGTCTTGTGGTACTCCTAG
- the Guca1anb gene encoding putative uncharacterized protein GUCA1ANB isoform X2 → MGCSQRAEDSQKPVPSCGSKAPSGKRAKAPPSPLSRKWTQDRKQSLATAYVPVVVAPQGQKVDKLRFHFYTSQYSNSLNPFYTLQKPTCGYLYRRDTDHTRKRIDVPPANLVLWYS, encoded by the exons ATGGGGTGTTCTCAGCGCGCTGAG GACTCACAGAAACCGGTACCCAGCTGTGGGTCAAAGGCACCATCAGGCAAAAGGGCGAAGGCACCACCCTCACCCCTGTCCCGGAAGTGGACGCAGGACCGCAAGCAGTCTCTGGCAACAGCCTACGTGCCGGTGGTGGTGGCCCCTCAGGGGCAGAAGGTGGACAAGCTCAGGTTCCATTTCTACACTTCCCAGTATTCCAACTCCCTGAACCCCTTCTACACCTTGCAGAAGCCCACCTGCGGCTACCTGTACCGCAGGGACACAGACCACACCCGCAAGCGCATTGACGTGCCTCCTGCCAACCTGGTCTTGTGGTACTCCTAG